In the Arachis hypogaea cultivar Tifrunner chromosome 20, arahy.Tifrunner.gnm2.J5K5, whole genome shotgun sequence genome, ACCCGTTCATTACCCAGCTAACCAAACATATagatttatcaatataaaatttagaatagaaataatagtttattctaataaaaaataataagaatgataatATTATGGAGTTTAGAATTCAAATTTGTTTGAACATTAAGCAGAAACTTACTTCTTccaaaagtaaaatttaaaaatgatagcATGACTTCAACTTCCATGTACCTATTATATCTTAATCAGATTCTATAAGTAtttcaaattattaaaaaaataatattacttttttttcaattatttcgtTCCaagtataaataataaacaaactcaaaaaataaaaaatgattaaatttctatttttttataaagaaaagatCAATGTTCCTACGTAATTGTATGTataatcttttaaataaaaatatattttgtttaataatattttttataattataattagataatagtagttttaaccaaaaaaaaagtcatttaagatatttttaattttagagtaattatctaaattaatttCTGAGATTTTTAAAATCGAATACTTTAGTCTCTAGGATTTAAAATATACACAGATCTCAATGTTTACTTCCGTTAAACAATGCAGCTCTTTCTGTTTTAGTCAGTAATGGTGACTGCTAATGTGGAATATTAACTTGTACACGTAATTGTTAAGCATTTATGTGTGCGACTTGAACAAAACAGTTCCTAGCGTGAAAggacaaaataattttcaaaaagtttaaaaaatctcaaaacaattcctataaaattttaaaaattctattatagtttcttcaaattatttatatataattattcctaaattaataaattttaatttctaaaaatttttacctatttatctcaaatttaattatttctatatgcaaatttttttatgtattttcaaaataaattataaaattaattttgataagacattattttaaaaaataatttaaaaaaatgaatccatatttatttttgaacatataagatattaatttaatttaatttgtaggtACTATATtccataattattttttaataatgaagaaGATAATAAGTTGATGTTGTTTGAAGAGATATGTGAGAACTCtcatttaacataaattttttcACATAAACAATCGAAAATATTTGTGCAAATGCTTGTGATAACAACACTTTAGAACTTGTGTGCAATGTAAACCAAGCTATCTCTAAAgtcaaatttgtaaattttggtTCACTACAAGATTAATATAGATGATTTATAAAATCTCAATGTGAAGCTCCTAATATTTtacaatatttgaaaaaaaaatatcttgACAAATCTAAGTGTACTGTTTGTGTTTCTTAAAAAGTTTTGGAATTCACTAGTTGTAATATTACACAAAATATGCTTGCTATTGAAGATGTTTGTACTAGCATAGATAACAATgatgccaaaaaaaaaatatttttttaacttaggaatatttttctaagtttattttgaaaatgattaaaaatatttgaaatgactATTTTggatttgttaaaattttttagggaCTGTTGTGggcttattttttttaactctttAGAAATTGTGTTGTACTTCATCCTGGAACTATTTTATACTTTACCATGTGGACTGATTTGTCCTACTTGAATACTTGAACACTTGAACACATAATGACCATGTGTATCAATTAACGTTCTACATCAACAGTTACTGTTAGTGACTATGGTAAAAGACTATATTAAATAAATGTTGGagattattttgtatattttagaaCGTGAGAGATTaaagtattaattttaaaaattctagaaagactgatttggataattatttgctcctaattttgatatgaaataatataatataatctgtcaagtaatataaaataaaatttaattattttatattttatatgttgtaataaaaaaatatttttaatataataaaagttTTGCTCCATACTTATTAACttaagtaaataaaaaaagatttataattttttttatataggatAGTAATAGATTtcatgtttgtttatttatttaaaatatattatataaaaataaaaaggtatttatttacttatgtattgacatattttatatttagtaaattttaTCAATActcttatattataatattatttgaatttcatttaatAAAACCCAACACTTTATAAAAGTAGTACACCTAATAGGTAGAAAGTTGTTTATGTTTATTTTTGACAAATTCGAACATGACAATCAGagaatgaaaacaaaaactaacGTGGCTTGAATATTAGTGTGAACTAATGTCCATTAATTAAATGTGGCTAGATTGCACGTAAAGGAAAATTAGCCGAGACTGAAATTTGGGAGTGAAATGATGGCTGGGTTTGAATATGGAGTAAGGAAATTATTGCACAAGGAATTGTCACGTGGAATAAACAACTGAGTTGTATAACGATGTAACTTGATAATAATAactagatagatagatagatttaCATAAACtaatattatctgccaacttctgccaactcttatttataattgtgtgttagaaacaagagactaaactagaAAAATGATggtatattattgagtgtattcaagttgtctattcaaATTGTCTAGAACGATACAATATAGAagagtatttataggtgctatgagaattgtaataataaagacgtaatatcctataataaatatccagatatgctaattgatcctaatttatcctaattatattctaacattgtgtttcatggaagtgtgatcgtggatgtgtctaataattaatatattttaaatacatatataaagagacacatctagaaaatatatctataaaaacacttctattaaacatagctataaaaaagacatttttattagacacatccacgaacacacttccatgaaacacaattataaataagagttggcagaagttggcagatatgctgttggtaactTAGCGGAACCgataattgaatcattcaaaCTTAAGAGaaagaatatttttaggattaccAAATATATGCCAACACCTTGCCATGGCCCACTATTTAGATAATAGAGTTATAACCAAACAATAACCCAAAatattgaaaagaagttgaaaaaATGGAACAAGCAAAGAACAAGCATCACCAAACACGAGTTTTCATCTTGTTCTTGATTATCATATTATCTTTAACAAGCACATCAGGATCATCATCACCGGAGTCATCACAAAATAGAAAGCATCACTTTGTTCTAGTGCATGGAGCGTGCCACGGAGCATGGTCATGGTACAAGGTTATTACACTTCTCAAATCATGGGGTCACAATGTAACTGCCTTAGACTTGGCAGCTTCAGGAGTGAACCAAAAGCAGGCTTTGGAGCTTAATTCAATTTCTGAGTACTTTGGACCTCTGACTGAGTTCATGAATTCATCAGTGGGTGAAGGTGAAAGAGTGGTTCTTGTTGGTCATAGCCTTGGTGGCTTGGCCATATCCTATGCCATGGAGCATTTTCCTAACAAAATTTCTGTGGCAGTCTTTGTCACTGCTTTCATGCCTGGTCCAACACTCAACGTATCCGTTGTCTATCAAATGGTAAAGCTACTATTCTTTCTCTTTGCTGTTTAAGTAAGCTAGGGAAGTTGATTTAATAGCTAATTTGTGAGTAAAAGATAAAAATAGGACAAGCATATATCCTTAGAGATAAaactatgataaaaaaaaattaaggacaaatttgagaattaaactaaatattaggaagagaaaaaAATACTTACTTAcataatttgattatttataatttaattctcTTATTTTTTGTTCTGACtgttgatatctttattttttataaaggCATCGAGCAAATTAGAACCTATTCAAGATAATGTTTTTACTTATGATGATGGTCCAAACAATCCGCCCACAACAATTGTATTTGGACCGCGTTTTCTCAGGTCTCGATTGTATCAGCTCAGTCCGAAGCAGGTTACTTACCAAACTTTAAAATCTCTTGTTATTTGTTGAATATCtaattatttgtttatctttttttatttacttaaatttttataataaataattttataatataatatcaatTTATCTAACCCTGGGACACATATTTCACAAATATTCACACTCTAGAATGTAAATGGTTACTTTTTGACATTCTACAcctcttaaattaatttttgaaattaaattagacTCATTTAATGCTAACACTATCATTAGACCACAAATGgtgattaaaattttaatacttaATTTCCTTAGTCCTTAATTACACCTAtgggttttatttcttttttcttttttccttttttttttttgtcaagggattttatttttctgtaaacCATGAAAAATCTAACTTGATAGATAGGCAactatttgtaaaaatattttcgtCCAATGACAATTGGTGAATCATgtggatgattttttttttttttttttgccaaaatgtggatgactttttttttgttaaatagattatgttataaaataactaaataaataaataaggaagaggagaggtaacaaataaaataaagaaaagagaaagagaagagtgtGTCCGTATAAGAGAGAGAAGATTTTATTTATTGTTGTGTAAATGGCTTCTGATCAAACCTTCTATTTATACTTGTGAAAGTCTAACTTTCTTcaacattattaattataatcTATCTTGAGAATGTTAGCTTCTCATAGAAATGAGCATCCACGTAGTtatccttatcacaacactcccccttggatgaccatttaggattattgcctcgttaaaaccttactaaagaaaaacccagtgggaaaaaacttagtgaaggaaaaagagtacaatatcctttagtgatggggactgcctcattaaaaaccttgtcaagaaaaacccaatgggaaaaaacctgaccaagggaaaaagagtacagtctccccctcttgccgacatcatttaatgtctcgaaatcggcgcattccaatctcatgtaccaatctttcaaaggaggattttgggagtgactttgtaaataaatctgccagattgtcacttgaacggatctgttggacatcaattgtcccttgattttgaaggtcatgagtgaagaagaatttgggagaaatatgctttgttctatcacctttgatgtatccacccttaagttgagcaatgcatgctgcattatcttcaaacaggacagttggagctatcttatgatcaatcagtccacatgatgatagaatatattgaatcagactcctcagccaaaaacactcgcgactagcttcatgaatcgctagtatttcagcatgattagaggatgttgcagcaatcgtctgtttcgtggacctccaagatatagctgtaccaccatatgtgaacaggtatcctgtttgagatctccctttatgtggatcagacaagtatccagcatctgcatagccaactaattgtgacttggatccacaGGGATAAAACAAACCCATATCAaccgtcccatgaagatatcgaaagatttgtttgattccactccaatgtcttctggttggagaggaactatatcttgctagtaaattcacagcaaatgatatgtcaggtcgcgtattattagcaagatacattagtgctccaatggcactaagatatggtacttcaggaccaaggatatcttcattttcttctttaggacggaattgatcctttttcacatctaaagatcttacaatcattggggtacttaatggatgtgacttatccatgtaaaatcttttcaagatcttttctgtgtatgttgtttgatgaataaagatcccattttttatatgctcgatctgcaggccgagacaaaacttagtctttccaagatctttcatctcaaactcttcttttagagtttttataattgttggaatctcttcaggagtcccaatgatatttaaatcatcaacgtacacagcaattataatgaatccagatgcagatttctttatgaaaacacacgggcagatatcatcattcttgaatccgtttttggccagatactcagtaagacgattatatcacattcgtccagattgctttagaccatataaagatctttgcaatttgactgagtataacccttgcgaatattcattggatggtttggatatctttagtccttcagggactttcatatagatatcccgatctaatgagccgtacaaataggctgttaccacatccattaaatgcatatgcagtttatgatatgcagataaactgaccaaataacgcaatgttatcgcatccactacaggggaatacgtttcttcataatctatgccgggcctttgtgaaaaaccttgtgccacaagtcgggctttatagcgcacaacttcatttttctcatttcgttttctcacaaatacccacttatatccaacaggttttacatcttcaggtgtacggactacaggtccaaagacttcacgttttgcaagtgagtctaattcagccttcatggctgcttcccattttggccaatcatttctttgtcgacattctttaactgatcttggctcaagatcctttctttcatgcatgatatctaatgccacattatatgcaaatatttcattgacaattgtcttatttcggtccaatttctctcctgtaaagacataatttatcgagatctcgtcattttcacaattttcaggtacctgaacgtcttctggcgttatatcagaattttggacaactgcaggcgtctttactatgtctttttcaacaggaatcgtatttacctcttttctctttcgaggatttttatctttggaaccgacaggcctgccacgcttctggcgtgtatttgcttcagtggtagtttgtccaactgggacatcaattcgaattggggcattttccgccctaccacgcttctggcgtgaatttgcttcagtggctacttgtcctactgggacatcaattcgaattggggcattttccgctggtatatacgacttggttatcctctttgtatcggaaaatgcatcaggcaattcatttgctattctttgcaaatgtataatcttttgaacttccagttcacattgccctgatcgaggatctaaatgcatcaatgatgatgcattccaattaagttccttttcaggaaacttattctctccccctaatgttggaaattttgattcatcaaaatgacaatccgcaaaccgggctttaaacacatcaccagtttgtatctcaagatacctcactatagagggagagtcatatccaacatatatccccaattttctttggggtcccattttggtgcgattaggtggcgcaatgggaacatatatcgcacacccaaatattcttaaatgggaaacatttggctgctggccaaaagctaattgtataggagagaattgatgataactcgttggcctcaaacgaataagtgttgcggcatgtaaaatagcatgcccccaaaccgaggttgggagatttgttctcataagcaagggtctagcaattaattggaggcgcttaataagtgattctgctaacccattttgtgtgtgaacataagctactggatgttcaacacttattccattagccatacaataagcatcaaaagcttgggaagtaaattcaccagcattatcaagacgaattgctttgattggattttctggaaattgtgcttttaatcgaataatttgagccagtaatctcgcaaacgccaggttgcgagaagataataagcacacatgtgaccatctcgaagatgcgtctattaggaccataaaatatctaaaagatccacatggtggatgaataggcccacatatatcaccttgaatcctttctaggaattcaggggactcaaatccaatctttattggtgatggccttaaaattaacttcccttgagaacatgcagcacaacaaaattcactagatttaagaatcttctggttctttagtgaatgtccatgagagttttcaataattctcctcatcatggttgttcccggatgacccaatcggtcatgccaagttatgaattcatttgggctagtaaacttctggtttacaatggcatgtgattcaattacactaatcttggtataatacaatccagatgaaagtgagggtaacttttctaatataactttcttatttgaatcatgagttgtgatacataaatactcatgatttccctcattcattgtttcaatatgatatccatttcggcgaatatctttgaaactcaacaagtttctcagagacttggtagataatagtgcattatttattataaattttgttcctccaggaaacaaaattatagctcttccggagccttctatcacattgcctgagccaataatagtattaacatactcttcttttggcacaagatgggtaaaatatatagtacttttaagaatagtgtgcgaacttgcactatccgcaaggcaaatatcttcagaatatgtccttgccatttttcttcaaaaataataataataataaaatgagcaaAAGTATATGCACAgtaaaaattattcacatgaatgcTTAACAAACATATACatatatcaaactattccatcattgatcaaatagccaatatttctttcaagatcctcaaagaaattaaatacatcataatgagtggtggaattttcattatttgaaacaaaatttgtttcctttcctttgtcatccttttttttttaaggatgcttgataaaaatcaactaggtgccttgggttacgataggtacgtgaccaatggccctttccaccacaacagaagcatttatcctcaattgatttactttgcccattgtttctttctttatcccacttctggtgagatattttcttatgaacataatttctttttccttccataatttttcttgttactaaaaccttgccatttacctcttctaggATAATTTGCCgaatttacttcaggaaatggggcggcgccagctgggcgcgcttcatgattctttaaaaacaactcattgttgcattcagcaacaagaaggcaagaaattaactcagaatatttttaatttctttttctcgatactgctgctgcaggagcacattcgagacatggaaggtcgagaaaattttctctaacatatcgggcttgaggaagtatcatatgattgtacctttcttcaaggtctttctacagatctgcaggatcttttaatgtgggatattcatttttcaatcatacttcaagatgacgatgaaggaAAAATatgactttggctttatccttctgggatgtattattttcagccttaatggtatcttcaagatccattgaatcaagatggattttagcatctagtatctatagtaaataattgtttccaaatatatcaaaagcattatattcaagatgaaagagtttcgacataataaaaatttgttacctggagtcttcctaaaatttcgttagagcttcgtgctgataacgtgttatgaaataaaagatatatatatatatatatatatatatatatatatatatatatatatatatatatatatatataatagaggtgtataaatagaagactctagtattaaaataattagcccaataataatttatatatatataataatattatatgttgtaatgtgtatatatatacaaagatagaaaggagtattaaaaataaagagagagagaatcgcatttgtttattgttacaatctcaatataataaagatgattaatattgctattaatattatatgtaaagagtaatagaaaatagaatttaaaatacttataaaataaaagaagagaaagagaagagtgtGTCCGTATAAGAGAGAGAAGATTTTATTTATTGTTGTGTAAATGGCTTCTGATCAAGCCTTCTATTTATACTTGTGAAAGTCTAACTTTCTTcaacattattaattataatcTATCTTGAGAATGTTAGCTTCTCATAGAAATGGGCATCCACGTAGTTATCCTTATCACAACAGATTAGacagtttttaattattttttatgaaaaaatgagacttaaacgcccaaaaagaTAAAACTAAATGGCAACCACTCTATAGAAGAGGGTGCCTATACAATTAGCTTGAAAGCAAAGAAAAATATAAGACAACAAagtaaagaaaacatgaaaacccAACTGCAAGCTATGAATATAACTGGCGAGACCATCTGCACAAGAACTCGCCTTACGGAACTAGTGTTTCAGCTCCCAATTTCTTAGGGTGTGTTTGGAGTTCACATTGGAGAAAAGAAAAGCTCGTTTGAATGTTTTGAATGTTTGGTAACTCTTTAAAACTCTCAACTTAGAAGTGATTTTACCTCTAAACGTACGTTTATAAGAAGCTAAAAATTCTAGCTTCTGCGTTCACGTTGGAGAAAGCTAATTACAATTGAGAAATTAAGTAAGAAAATTATTCCTCTTCTACCAATCCtatccttcattttcttctataaaaatgATGTAAATAACCATataattttcacaataattcTTTGTGTATGTTCTtagttccaattttttttttcatccaaATCTTTCAGATTTGTTATAATCACTGCcaagataaatattttaatttttttattacttttagtactctctttcatattttgatttttatgttttttattgtattttttatttatatataaatatttttatattattttttgtattctgatattatttttttagtgttctgatgtcatatttttattgtattttttattcatatgacaactattgttgatataaattcttatttttattaatttttatgatatttttattattttttgtttatataaatttttttatcttttattgcactatatttatgttatgtataaaattttttattttttatttaattttattcgtatgaattttatttagttcttattttaatttttttgttcatatgatatatgttgttaGTTGTAATTATTATATTCTATGTTTTTACgaaatttttttgttgttattgtACTTCTTATTgtactttattttcatttttattatatactaattataaaaatttataatccaaaatgatactaaattaaagaataGTAATGGTACTAAAATAATATagaacattttctttttatttgatattataaaatGTATAGTACTCTCTTTAAtgtttttatgtattaaaatatattttatcaatttttatatgttactttaatttagtaagtaaatattaattttattataaaataaattaataagatttattcaaatatctaaagtaaaatgataggataatataaaaaattatttaaattgatgtctcttttaataattttttatctaaaagctaagtgattttgagtagtataatccaaacaatatttattttactataatccattttgatataaagattgccaaacataaatcacgttaacataaacttacttttcatcaagatcaagtttgcaaaatcactTTTATACAAACTCCCGTTTACAAActataatccaaacacacacactTAGGGACATCGAAATGTGAGATTGAAGCCTTTTCCTTCGCATTTGCTTGTTAACAACGACCGATCTCATCCACTTGAAAATTAGTGTAAAAGTTGGTAATTCTACTTTCTAATAGAGTAGTTAAGTCGAGCCCCTACGTAAACCACTGCTACCTGCGCTGCTTTGTTCGTATGGATATGATGGATATCCTACCTCGGCTTCAGTTAGTGTTCATTGCTGAGTGATCGCTCGCAGTTAGTGAAATTTGAGGAGGGTACCATAGGACTCAATCAGCAAACTGCCTTCCTTTATTCTATCAATGCGCGAATTAGCCAGAAATGGACTCGATCGATGAATCGGACCGGGAAAAGAGCAGCTAAACTTCTCTCTGATAACTAGTACTAGAGCTTTCGAAGAATGCTAGTGAACTCCATCTTAAAAACAAAGTCTAACAACAGTACTCGAATCTAGACATTAAAAACTCATCGAATATGGATGACTTTAGATTGGCATAGTTTCAAAGAAAATGA is a window encoding:
- the LOC112782244 gene encoding methyl jasmonate esterase 1 isoform X2, translating into MEQAKNKHHQTRVFILFLIIILSLTSTSGSSSPESSQNRKHHFVLVHGACHGAWSWYKVITLLKSWGHNVTALDLAASGVNQKQALELNSISEYFGPLTEFMNSSVGEGERVVLVGHSLGGLAISYAMEHFPNKISVAVFVTAFMPGPTLNVSVVYQMASSKLEPIQDNVFTYDDGPNNPPTTIVFGPRFLRSRLYQLSPKQDNLPNLLQEMGRRQLGALHDSLKTTHCCIQQQEGKKLTQNIFNFFFSILLLQEHIRDMEGRENFL
- the LOC112782244 gene encoding methyl jasmonate esterase 1 isoform X1, whose amino-acid sequence is MEQAKNKHHQTRVFILFLIIILSLTSTSGSSSPESSQNRKHHFVLVHGACHGAWSWYKVITLLKSWGHNVTALDLAASGVNQKQALELNSISEYFGPLTEFMNSSVGEGERVVLVGHSLGGLAISYAMEHFPNKISVAVFVTAFMPGPTLNVSVVYQMASSKLEPIQDNVFTYDDGPNNPPTTIVFGPRFLRSRLYQLSPKQDWILATTLMRPLKLFSLDDIVRVVTPSTTRYGSVNRVFIVSKNDLFATLDFQQFMIENNPPNRTVEIAGSDHMVMMSKPINLALQLQSIADYYD